The DNA sequence TATCCAAAGAGCTGGATTTTGATGTGGAACAAATGGAAGCAATCAATATTCACGAAAACAATATCAGTTCCACAAAAGTACGTAATGCACTTTTAACAGGAAATATCAAGGAGGCCAACGAAATGCTGGGATACTCCTACTCTGTTTCAGGAACTGTTGTTCATGGGAAAAAAATCGGGAGAACAATTGGCTATCCCACAGCCAATATTGATACGAAATCTATTAAGCTTTTACCTAAAAAAGGAGCTTATATTGTAGAAGTATTTGTAAAAGGCAACCAATATAAAGGAATGCTGAGTGTGGGAACCAACCCTACGGTAAATGGAGAAAAGCTCACTGTGGAAGTTTATATTCTTGATTTTGACGGAGATATTTATGATGAACAAATTACAGTAAGCTTCAGAGATTTTCTTCATGATGAAATTAAATTTGAAGGTCTTGAAAAACTGATTGAAAGGCTGGATGAAGATAAAAGATTAACACAGGCGTATGATTTCAAGGAGTAATAATTTTGATTTTCTAAGGCTTGTTTTTGCAAGTCTTGTTATTATTACCCACTCCTATGCTCTTTCCGGAGCTACTCAAGGCGATCCTTTATCACAACTTACCAACAGCCAGATGGAATTCTCTTATCTCGGAGTTCATGGTTTTTTTATTATCTCCAGATATTTAATTTTCAAAAGCCTGCTTCGCTGCAAAGGTCTGCTTGATTATTACTGGAAAAAGACTGTTAAGACTGTTTCCTGCGTTATTCGTAGTGCTTTTTCTCACCGTTTTGCTGGCGCCTGCAGTGTATGAAAGTTCCGTTCCTTATTTACAGAACAAATCCGTTTACACTTACATTCCTCAAAATTTAACCCTGTTTTTCCGTCAGAAAGGTATTGACGGTGTTTTTGAAAACAATCCTTACAAACATAGTATCAATGGGAGTTTATGGACCATATGCTACGAATTCAGCATGTATGTGATGGTCTCTTTGCTGTTCTTTATCCGTAAAAAAACTTTTGTAAAAGCCGTTGTTATCCTGTTATTTATATCAAGTTATATCTTAACTATTTTCCAGCCTTATTTTCTATATGGAGTTTTTGTGAAACTGGGACTGGGAAGTAATCATTTTTATAATCTGATGTGCTTTTTTGCAGGAGGAATGGTACTGACTTACCTTAATGCCAGTAAAAGGACACAAAACATACTTATTATAGCATCTTTTATTGTTCTTAATATCAGTTTATATTTAAATATTTTCAAATATACCTGTTATATTACGCTGCCTTTACTGGTTATTCTTCTTGGTGAGAGATCTACCCGATATCTCAATAAAGTAGGAGAAGTAATTGGAGATACATCGTACGGAATTTATATTTATTCTTTTCCGATACAGCAGGCACTAGTCTATTTTTTTAAGCTTGACACAGTTATGCTATTTATATTTTCACTGCCACTTTCAATTCTACTTGGATATATTTCATGGCATCTGATTGAAAAGAGAGCATTAAGTTATAAAGATTTATTTGCAAAAAAGGCTATTCAGTGATGAACAGCCTTTTTATTTATTTCAATACTTTTAGATAAATTTTCTGGGTTTCATTATTCAGTTTCACAGTAGGAAACTGCTTATCGTAATCAATAAATATATCTCCTTTTTCATCAGCTTTTCCGTTGCCATCAGAATCCCAGCTTATTGTTACATAATATTTTGCAGGTCCTGCAGGTTTTGGATTGATCTTGCTTTCAGCATCTTTAGGTATTGGCAAATTGATGGTGAAAGGTATCGATTTCTGCTCGTATTCTTTTTCTGTAATTAAAGTAGCGGGAGCATCAGCCAGTTTTTCGTCCATTCCATATAAGCTTACCTTTAGCAA is a window from the Chryseobacterium indologenes genome containing:
- a CDS encoding bifunctional riboflavin kinase/FAD synthetase, whose product is MKVFKNFTDYSSQKPLALSLGMFDGVHLGHKSIIDELTKVGTENNLETAILTFWPHPRFVFNPNEDLKLLNTLEEKKQLVEKYGVDNLFLKEFDEEFRNLTGEEFVRQILIDKLNVKYLIIGYDHSFGKNKSGNFELLQKLSKELDFDVEQMEAINIHENNISSTKVRNALLTGNIKEANEMLGYSYSVSGTVVHGKKIGRTIGYPTANIDTKSIKLLPKKGAYIVEVFVKGNQYKGMLSVGTNPTVNGEKLTVEVYILDFDGDIYDEQITVSFRDFLHDEIKFEGLEKLIERLDEDKRLTQAYDFKE
- a CDS encoding acyltransferase family protein codes for the protein MLFLTVLLAPAVYESSVPYLQNKSVYTYIPQNLTLFFRQKGIDGVFENNPYKHSINGSLWTICYEFSMYVMVSLLFFIRKKTFVKAVVILLFISSYILTIFQPYFLYGVFVKLGLGSNHFYNLMCFFAGGMVLTYLNASKRTQNILIIASFIVLNISLYLNIFKYTCYITLPLLVILLGERSTRYLNKVGEVIGDTSYGIYIYSFPIQQALVYFFKLDTVMLFIFSLPLSILLGYISWHLIEKRALSYKDLFAKKAIQ
- a CDS encoding YbaY family lipoprotein; this encodes MRNHLLLFVAAGTLMLSSCTKPVKKSTAENPASAVSATETLPENIKIEFSGTDNLTIKNALLKVSLYGMDEKLADAPATLITEKEYEQKSIPFTINLPIPKDAESKINPKPAGPAKYYVTISWDSDGNGKADEKGDIFIDYDKQFPTVKLNNETQKIYLKVLK